In one Silene latifolia isolate original U9 population chromosome 10, ASM4854445v1, whole genome shotgun sequence genomic region, the following are encoded:
- the LOC141609137 gene encoding myosin-binding protein 1-like: MKSHELEFLRETLHAQQQLLQKLYNELDEERECSAIAADQTMSMILRLQREKAAMEMEANQYKRIAEEKMCYAQETLEILQELIYQKQIEIASLEFQVHAYKFKLASLSRKTADSVMNPFGVYHDKSGKVNKVIQTYGDSQCLTSAHDKFEVSEVSEKQEPDSILDLKTGNEDLNLEELKRMIKKLEHERFVRRGREISLEAGDEELKILREMMEKVEALEHEITSWRTKKPPEPEDADGSFGWFNKVMQCFLP, from the exons ATGAAGTCACATGAACTAGAGTTTTTAAGGGAGACACTTCATGCTCAACAACAGCTGCTTCAAAAACTCTACAACGAATTGGATGAGGAGAGGGAGTGTTCTGCAATTGCTGCTGATCAAACTATGTCTATGATATTACGTCTTCAACGTGAAAAAGCGGCCATGGAAATGGAGGCTAACCAATATAAGAGAATTGCTGAGGAAAAGATGTGTTATGCTCAGGAAACACTCGAGATCTTACAGGAACTAATTTACCAGAAACAAATAGAGATTGCGTCCCTTGAGTTTCAGGTTCACGCTTACAAGTTCAAACTTGCAAGCTTGAGTAGAAAAACAGCGGACAGTGTAATGAACCCTTTTGGTGTATATCATGATAAATCGGGAAAAGTGAATAAGGTTATTCAAACATATGGAGATTCTCAATGCTTAACAAGTGCTCATGATAAGTTTGAAGTCTCTGAGGTTAGTGAGAAACAGGAGCCTGACTCGATTTTGGATTTGAAGACCGGGAATGAGGATTTGAATCTTGAAGAGTTAAAGAGAATGATTAAGAAACTCGAGCATGAAAGGTTTGTGCGAAGGGGGCGGGAAATCAGTTTAGAAGCAGGAGACGAAGAATTGAAAATATTGAGGGAGATGATGGAGAAAGTTGAAGCACTGGAGCATGAGATAACAAGCTGGAGGACTAAGAAGCCacctgaaccagaagatgcagatGGTTCATTTGGTTGGTTCAACAAG GTGATGCAATGCTTTTTGCCTTAA